One Lycium barbarum isolate Lr01 chromosome 5, ASM1917538v2, whole genome shotgun sequence genomic window carries:
- the LOC132642565 gene encoding mavicyanin-like, with product MAEKAFIVSFLLMMFMLFGLTMAKTYVVGDSAGWTSIKQVDYKRWSVSNHFEIGDVLLFEFNPNKDNVVLVTKEDFEACNGYPFGTPSLGKERFPLYSEGQLYFICSVPGHCKAGQKLEITVHSAASPATAPTPSTTNKLSPSDSASNGSILLSPSFCFSFMLLAFSLYLVA from the exons ATGGCTGAGAAAGCGTTCATAGTTTCTTTCTTGTTAATGATGTTCATGCTTTTTGGCTTAACAATGGCAAAAACATACGTGGTTGGTGATTCTGCTGGTTGGACAAGCATAAAGCAAGTTGATTACAAGAGATGGTCAGTGTCTAACCATTTTGAAATTGGCGATGTTCTTC TGTTTGAATTCAATCCAAACAAGGATAATGTAGTCCTGGTGACAAAAGAAGATTTCGAAGCGTGCAATGGCTACCCATTTGGTACCCCAAGCCTTGGCAAGGAAAGGTTCCCTCTTTATTCTGAAGGCCAATTGTATTTTATTTGCAGCGTTCCAGGCCATTGTAAGGCTGGTCAAAAGCTCGAAATCACCGTTCATTCTGCTGCATCTCCGGCTACAGCTCCGACGCCATCTACGACAAACAAGTTGAGCCCCTCAGATTCAGCCTCTAATGGATCAATTTTGCTCTCCCCAAGCTTTTGCTTCTCATTCATGCTACTCGCATTTTCACTCTATTTAGTTGCTTGA